In Leptolyngbya sp. CCY15150, one DNA window encodes the following:
- a CDS encoding glucose-1-phosphate adenylyltransferase, translating to MKRVLAIILGGGAGTRLYPLTKQRAKPAVPLAGKYRLIDIPVSNCVNSEILKIYVLTQFNSASLNRHISRAYSFSGFSDGFVEVLAAQQTPDNPSWFQGTADAVRKYLWLLDQWDIDEFLILSGDHLYRMDYRLFIERHRETNADITLSVVPIDEKRASSFGLMKINDSGRVIDFSEKPKGDELKAMRVDTTTLGLTASEAQEMPYIASMGIYVFKRQVLFDLLQNSLDQTDFGKEIIPASAKDYNVQAYLFKGYWEDIGTIEAFYDANLALTAQPNPSFSFYDKTAPIYTRARYLPPTKLQNCQITESMIGDGCILKECQIHHSVLGIRSRVETGCNIQDSLLLGADYYQSQVERKGDRDDSGIPIGIGPNTTIRRAIVDKNARIGQDVQIINKDRVQEAEREGQGFYIRSGIVVILKNAVISDGTII from the coding sequence GTGAAACGAGTACTCGCAATCATCCTGGGAGGGGGTGCCGGCACCCGTCTATATCCACTCACTAAGCAGCGTGCAAAGCCAGCCGTACCTCTAGCTGGTAAGTATCGCCTGATTGATATTCCGGTTAGCAACTGCGTTAACTCCGAAATTCTTAAAATTTACGTTCTAACCCAGTTCAATTCCGCGTCCCTCAATCGACACATTTCTCGGGCCTACAGCTTTTCCGGGTTTAGTGATGGATTTGTGGAAGTGTTGGCCGCTCAGCAAACACCGGATAACCCAAGCTGGTTTCAAGGAACGGCGGATGCGGTCAGAAAATATCTCTGGTTGCTGGATCAATGGGACATTGACGAGTTTTTGATTCTCTCCGGGGATCATCTCTATCGCATGGACTACCGCTTGTTCATCGAGCGCCACCGCGAAACCAACGCGGATATCACCCTATCGGTTGTGCCCATTGATGAGAAGCGGGCCTCTAGTTTTGGGTTGATGAAAATCAACGACTCCGGGCGAGTGATTGATTTCTCAGAAAAGCCCAAGGGCGACGAGCTGAAAGCGATGCGTGTCGATACCACCACCCTAGGGTTGACGGCTAGCGAAGCTCAGGAGATGCCCTACATTGCCTCCATGGGTATCTATGTCTTCAAGCGTCAGGTGTTGTTTGATCTGCTGCAAAACTCGTTAGATCAAACGGACTTTGGTAAGGAAATTATTCCTGCATCAGCGAAGGATTACAACGTTCAAGCCTACCTGTTTAAGGGCTATTGGGAAGATATTGGAACCATTGAGGCATTTTATGATGCCAACCTTGCCCTCACGGCCCAACCCAATCCTTCCTTCAGCTTTTATGACAAAACAGCGCCTATTTACACCCGGGCTCGCTATCTGCCGCCCACCAAGCTGCAAAACTGCCAAATCACGGAATCGATGATTGGAGACGGCTGTATTCTAAAAGAATGCCAAATCCATCACTCTGTTTTGGGTATTCGCTCGCGGGTGGAAACGGGCTGTAATATTCAAGATTCCCTATTGCTGGGCGCTGACTATTATCAATCCCAGGTTGAACGCAAGGGCGATCGCGATGATTCTGGCATTCCCATTGGCATCGGCCCGAACACCACCATTCGCCGAGCCATTGTGGACAAAAATGCTCGCATTGGTCAGGATGTACAGATCATCAACAAAGACCGTGTTCAGGAAGCAGAACGGGAAGGGCAGGGCT
- a CDS encoding cryptochrome/photolyase family protein: MTIGIWVLGDQLWQEQAALASCADQRAATPVLLIESRQQGRSLPYHRQKLVLVWSAMRHFAEELRPAGWPVTYAIAESFEPALRDWVTQQGITELRVMVPSDRPLQRWLPALTLPCELTLVPNNHFLWDAETFHAWSKGATQLVMGNFYSTGRRRFQVLMEGKKPVGGRWSLDQDNRKPPKTGLNPPPPLWFEPDAITRAVMATVEQDNGSQYGAIAPFGWAVTRSQALQVLDYFIDHRLPTFGPYQDAMVTGQDTLWHALLSPYLNLGLLHPLEVIRAAEAAYWDRQLPLNSVEGFIRQVLGWREYMHCIYQYHVDDTYPQSNWFGHHESLPAFFWDAQKTDMNCLHQTLDQVERTGYAHHIQRLMILGNFALIAGLEPQAVEQWFHAAFIDAYDWVMQTNVLGMGLFADGGMLATKPYAASANYINKMSDYCKSCRYDHRDRYGDHACPFNMFYWDFLDRHREKLQSQGRMSFILKHLDKMTDAERQTLRQKAQSWHDQTPKLAPRAIDQP, translated from the coding sequence ATGACGATCGGCATTTGGGTTTTGGGAGATCAACTCTGGCAGGAGCAGGCGGCCCTGGCCAGTTGTGCAGATCAACGGGCCGCGACGCCCGTTCTCTTGATCGAATCCCGGCAGCAGGGGCGATCGCTGCCCTACCACCGGCAGAAGCTGGTGCTGGTCTGGTCGGCGATGCGACATTTTGCTGAGGAACTACGTCCGGCGGGCTGGCCCGTAACCTACGCGATCGCAGAGTCCTTTGAACCAGCGCTGCGGGACTGGGTGACCCAGCAGGGGATCACGGAACTGCGGGTGATGGTGCCCAGCGATCGCCCCCTGCAGCGCTGGTTGCCGGCCCTAACGTTGCCCTGCGAACTAACCCTAGTGCCCAACAATCATTTTCTGTGGGATGCGGAAACATTTCACGCTTGGTCTAAGGGCGCAACCCAGCTCGTCATGGGCAACTTCTACAGCACCGGTCGCCGTCGCTTTCAGGTGCTGATGGAGGGCAAAAAGCCTGTGGGAGGACGCTGGAGCCTGGATCAAGACAACCGCAAACCGCCTAAGACTGGTCTGAATCCACCGCCGCCCCTCTGGTTTGAGCCCGATGCCATCACCCGCGCCGTCATGGCGACCGTGGAGCAGGACAATGGGAGCCAGTATGGAGCGATCGCTCCCTTTGGGTGGGCAGTCACCCGCTCCCAAGCTCTACAGGTGCTGGACTACTTTATCGACCATCGTCTCCCCACCTTTGGCCCCTATCAAGATGCCATGGTCACGGGGCAGGACACGCTCTGGCACGCTCTGCTGTCGCCCTACCTCAACCTCGGCTTACTCCATCCCTTAGAGGTGATCCGGGCAGCGGAGGCGGCCTACTGGGATCGACAGCTACCGCTCAACAGCGTCGAGGGGTTTATCCGCCAAGTGCTGGGCTGGCGGGAATATATGCACTGCATTTATCAGTACCATGTGGACGATACTTACCCCCAGAGCAACTGGTTTGGGCATCATGAATCCCTGCCGGCCTTCTTTTGGGATGCTCAGAAGACGGACATGAACTGCCTGCACCAAACCCTGGATCAGGTCGAGCGCACCGGCTATGCCCACCATATTCAGCGGCTCATGATCTTGGGCAACTTTGCTCTGATTGCCGGGCTTGAGCCCCAAGCGGTGGAGCAATGGTTCCACGCGGCTTTCATCGATGCCTACGACTGGGTGATGCAAACCAACGTGCTGGGGATGGGGCTGTTTGCCGATGGGGGAATGCTGGCCACCAAGCCCTACGCCGCCTCAGCCAACTACATCAACAAAATGAGCGACTATTGCAAAAGCTGTCGCTATGATCACCGCGATCGCTATGGAGACCATGCCTGTCCATTCAATATGTTCTACTGGGACTTTCTTGATCGCCACCGAGAAAAGCTTCAGTCCCAAGGACGGATGAGTTTTATCCTCAAACACCTCGACAAGATGACAGATGCAGAACGCCAAACCCTGCGCCAGAAAGCCCAATCCTGGCATGATCAAACCCCAAAACTTGCGCCGAGAGCCATCGATCAACCCTAG